tatccaaagaattttgttggatattatttctatcatcccaatgaagcaaaagtgtttgtttcaagaaatgccaccttttttggaaaagaaatttctattagatagaaaaggcaagatgatagaacttgaataaattcaagatactccctcaattttagtagttgaacctaatccccaacaaccagtagtcgaagtacaagctcctagaaggtctgatagggttattagaccacctgcaagatatacgcttcttcatgaacaaggccatgatgagtcttgtgttggatgtgatccaatgaatttcaaagaagcaatatctgatactgattcaaccaaatggcttgaagccatgcagtcagaaatggactctatgtattcaaaccaagtctggacattagtagatccacctgagggattcgttcccataggatgcaaatggatctacaaaagaaagtttGGGACGAATGgaaaggtagtgaccttcaaagcaagactgtttggaaaaggttatactcaaaggtaaggagttgtctatgagaaaactttttcaccagttgctatgtttaagtccattagaatattACTAGCCATAGTagcatagtatgactatgagatatggcaaatggatgtaaagactacaTTCCTCAACGGAGACATCAAAGAGGAGAttgatatgtctcaacctgagggatacacatcactgggaagtgagcataaggtatgcaaacttcgagatcaatatatggtctcaagcaggagtcaacgagttggaacctcagatttgatagcactatcaaagagtttggttttgctaagaatcctgaggaaccgtgtgtgtacaagaaagttagtgggagtgcagtgacattcctaatattttatgttgatgatatcatgctcattgggaatgatgtaggattactgcaatcaactaaagtatggttagccagtaaattctccatgaaagacatgggtaaAGCATCCTACGTATTtagaatacaaatctatagagatagatcaaatagGATGCTCGGACTCACCCAagctaccaatgtgtcatggtattactctatctaaggcaatgtgtcccaaaactgatgaagagatagagatgatgacacaaATTTCATAAGCGTCAACCATTGGTAGTAACATGTATGGTGTGAtatagacacgtcctgatgttgcttatgctctgagtgttacaagcagatatcaggcaaaccctggtccaatgtattggaaggtcgtgaaagatattcttaagtacttgagaaggactaagaacttgttcatggtctatggggtggagaattgaaattggaaggctacactgattctagcttccaatgtgacgtagatgattcgaaatcgacctctggctttgtattcattcttaatggtgcggctgtctcttggaaaagttccaagtaagacaccgttgcggattccaccactgaagctgaatacattgctgcatctgatgcagccaaagaggtagtttggatgaggaattttgtccaagagttgggcgttattcctaatggagttgatccagtcccgttgtactgggacaatACTGGTGCCATTgcacaagcaaaggaaccaaggtctcatcagcaatCCAAACATGTCCTGAGGaaattccacatcatacgggagattgtggaaagaggagacatatcagtcgaaagagtcccctctgcagataatgttgccgatccacttacaaagcccttgccaggaccattggtTTAGAaccatcgcgaagcaatgggattgggtagttggctctagggcaagtgggagattgttagagtagatgccttgcaagccaacggttggctagggaatttattgactcaagtgaaataaacaatctttattttaatataatttaactttttatggtcttgttatactttatctgtacacccatgcaaacagcatagataaagtccttgattatgctttaatacaaatgaatcgtaattcgatgttgaactcatttgtaaacactgcatattctaaattcgttcctagtcgattcagccgcctaaaacatggataaaggtcgcttgagctcgagactagcatctgtgatgttgtgtactgcatttcttggtaagggcatagagatgtccaaacatacagatgggtagtcatatgatgattatatcaaacaaccctccctcggacttttcaagtggttatcattcatcgagaggataagtccgtggttatgattgtgcaccattagtccttacgacccgggacaacactgaggcactatatgctagggctgtgctttgactcgtttaccggctccaagagagtcatcaggtgacgaggttgggtacagttgcgacacatataggagccagtgcattgtagtcagggattcaccgctcacctatgggtgtggatatcctatgtgatttgatgaaataatagtgcgtggaatctctggccagagtatgagatgtacgttagagaaggagttttccaatagtacatgcgatgccactatttatatgtgtcacatagttatcgaattattatgcaaccctcgatgaaccaatgattgcatattcgatcgggatatatgagatgaagggaccgtactgtacattgatcataatcgactggttcttgcaggcactatcaaagatacctaggggatcatggggcgatactACTatacgctcttaccatgatcaaatgggtgcaatcagaaatgagttctgacattcttaatcaaggtgttgatgaaaagaatgaggctaaatagggtaagcccgaataataataaatattattctgaatcacaaagagttgtgaacccacggctagctgtatccctgaaccattgagggtcacacaagcactggtttacttgttcccgttgagataataaattcaaggagttgaatttatagaaatgttgatataataaattcaatgagttgaatttataagaaataagtttgatatgatcaatcgataagcttataaataaagtttataaaagcttatagaaattttgagagcatgactgttaATACAGTCAAAGGAGTACACTTGCCTTATTTAAACATTGATGATCTcaaaattaaagtgtgcatcataataacaaacaagttgaacttgtcacatcgatgatatttgatcaccgatcgggattatgatgagattaatgtaatgggagcatggatcatgggcttgtaagagtataggcccatcatgcaaatttattaaagttcaaatggactttaataattaattatattttaattatgttaaaatatagcccattaagtttttattaaatatggtaTTGAATTATGTAATATGGagatattcatgataccataatttaaaaacttgcacacaaagcAAAATAAATTAATGCATGATGTTCTCATAAATATATGCATTAAAAGAAATCGAGATTGGCTATAGTTGGCATGCATTTTAGAATCTTTTGttaacttaaataattagattaattaagtaaagaaaagattaaaaaatataataatattttttttatataatgcaTGCAATTTCGGTGGAAACAAGAAATAGTAATTGAAttcattaacttaattaataagattaattaagaaaatgacaATTAGTTAATTAAAGTAATAATATATGTGTTACTTTGATTTTGACTTGGAAGGAGACCACcgaagctttaaaaaaaaaggaataaGAATTTTGATTCTTATTGGGAGATAAGGCATCCGAAAGTTTGGCTTAAGAAAACCTTTCGGCTCTTCCAAATTTTCTTGTGCTCTCAAAAAGGGTTTTAAACGATATCGTGTTCTATCTccacgcaaaaaaaaaaaaaatcttctacactttctagtgcaagttagaagaggaacaaatattccagtcgtggaccggattaaGAGATTTGAAGAACGTACGTGGGATTTacatgctaaaaaccacaactactgccacagtttCATACCGTTTTAGCACTTCCATTACTTATTTGACTAaggatcaactttctattctacccatccattctCTGTTTCATTCTAAATCATTCaataccattcatatcatatcttaaaaccATAAATCATCACCATTACATCACATATCCCCAAACGATTatcataataaaccataaaaggaataatggccatacttaatcataatcattaccttacatcatatgcatacgaatgtctgggcgttacaattctccccaccttaagaaatttcgtccccgaaattgccATTACTGTGCGAATAACTCAGGATATTGCAGTTTCATTTCTTCCTCGGGCTCCCATGTTGCTTCTTCAACTAACTGATTACGCCAAAGAATCTTGATAATGCCTATCTCTTTATTCCTTAGTACTTTAACCTTGCGATCTAAAATCTGGATTGGTACTTCTTGATAAGTCAAGTTCGGCATCAGATCCAACGCTTCATGTCTGAGAACATGGGAAGGGTTCGAGATgtacttcctgagcattgagACGTGAAATACATTTTGGACTCTATCCAAGTCTGGCGGTAAGGCTAGACGATATGCTCTTTTTCCAATCCTGTCTAGAATTTCAAATGGGCCGATAAATCTTGGGCTTAGCTTTCCTTTCCTACCAAATCTCATAATGCCTTTGAGAGGAGCAATTTTGATAAAAACATGATCTCCAACTTCAAACTCCAAAGGACTTCTTCGGTTATCGacataacttttctgtctggTTTGGGCCGTCTTCATTGTATCCTGGATTAAAGTAatcacatcagctgtctgttggaccaattctggtcctaacatctttctttcaccgacttcatcccaattcAACGGTGACCTATATTTTctgccatacaatgcctcgtatggtgccatgccaatcgtcgcctgataactattgttataagcAAATTCAGCAAgtggcaatttagaatcccagaTACCAGGAAAGTCAATCGTGCAGGCTCGTAGCATAtcttcaagaatctgaatcaccctctctgactgcccgtcactctgaggatgataagctgtgctaaaagccaacctgatgcccaaggctctgtgcaagctcttccagaattcagaagtaaaccttgggtcacgatcagatacaactGACAcaggaataccatgaagtctcacaatcTCAGCTACATAGACTTCAGCATACTATTTCATTGTAAACGTTGTCTTGACCGAAAGAAAATGAGCAGACTTGGTTAAcctatcaacaatcacccaaatagagttGTAACCTTTTTGTGTTCTTGGAAGTCCCGTTACGAAGTCCATAGTGAtgtgctcccacttccactgaGGTATTGGGAGGGATTGCAAAGTTCCagcaggtctttgatgctcaatcttcacctgctgacatgttagacattcgGATATAAACTTTGCGATATCacttttcatacctggccaccagtagagaCGTCGGAGatcttgatacatcttggtgctacctggatgtatcgagtatggcgtggtatgagcctctgtcaaaatatcccgTCGAATGTCATCACCACTAGGAATACATATCCGACCTCTAAACGCTAACAAATCATCATTGTTCATCGCAAACTCTGTATTTCCTTTCTCATCGTCTTTAGATCGCAATTTCATCAACTGATTGTCATTAGGTTGCTCCCGTCGTATCCTATCTGTCAATGTAGGTTGAATAACCAAAGCTGAAAGTCTAGCTATGGTCCCTTGCTCTAACATAGCGATCTCGCTCCTCTGAAGATCCAATAGcaacggcttctgaatcaaTGAGCTCAAAGAAGAAACTGACttgcggctcaaagcatctgcaacgacgtttgctttacctgggtggtagctaatggtcacatcataatctttaacaagttctaaccacctcctctgccgcatattaaGTTCCTTCTGCGAGAATAGATATTTTAAGCTCTTGTTGTCTGTGAAAACTTcacatttctcgccatacagataatgcctctaTATTTTCAATGCGAAGACCACAGCCGTAAATTCAAGATCGTGggtgggataattcttctcgtagtccttcaactgacgagaaacATAAGTGATTACTTTGCCACGCTGCATCAGTACAGATCCAATCCCATCTTTGACGCATCAGTGTGTACAATAAAATCTTCAATACCACACGGAAGTGCTAGGATAGGGGCTGATGTCAACTTGTCTTTCAACACTTGAAATCCGTGTTGGCACTCGTTTGTCCACTCAAACTTCATCGctttcctcgtcagattggttaatggCAGTGCTATTTTTGATAAATTGGCAATAAAACGttgataataacctgccaaaccCAGAAAACTACGCACCTCGGAGACTGTCGTCAGAATAGGCCATTGTTTAATCGCTTCATCTTCATAGGATCCACTGCAATACCTTCTCTCAAAAAAAATACGGCCTAGAAATGATACttgctctaaccagaattcacactttttCAACTTTGCGTATAACTGCTTTTTCCTCAATAACTGCAATACAGTTCTGAGATGCTCGGCATGGAGTTCCcgagtcttggaataaatcaggatatcgtcaatgaaaacgATAATGAAGTTATCCAGATATGGCTTGAAGACCcggttcattagatccatgaatacCGACGGTTTTCAACTAAGAACTCATAATGGTCGTACCTAGTTTTGAATGCAGTTTTAGGGACGTCAGATTCCCTAACTTTCAGTTAATAATAACTAGAACGCAGGTCGATCTTTGAAAACACTGTCGCTCCCTGAAGTTGATCAAAGAGgtcatcaatccttggcaatggatatttattcttgatcgtaactttgttgatctctctgtaatcaatgcacaaccgcaaagatccatctttctttttgacaaataaaaccggagctccccacggagaagAACTCGGACGAATAAAGCCTTTGTCTAATAGATCTTGCAACTGATTCTTCAGCTCCTTCATTTCAGTCAGGGCCATTCGGTAAGGAGCTTTCGAAATCGGAGCAGTACCTGGAACCacgtcaatcacaaactcaacttCACGGTCAGGTGGTAATCCAGgcacatcatctgcaaatatgtCAAGAAAATCCCGAACTACCTCAATCTCATTCAACTTCCTCGTCATCTCAGTATTCACATATATCACAACAGCTAAAAACCCCTGACACTCCTTTGATAACATTTCGTGAGCTTTGAGACAAGAAATATAAGGAGTGTCAAGCGAAATACTTGAACTCTGGAAAATCCCGCTATCATCATCTTCTGCAGGAAATCGCACCATTTTAGCCACGCAGTCAATAACGGCATGATATGacgatagccagtccatccccaaaataacatcaaacGCCACCATGGGAATAATAATAAGATCAGCAAAATAGATTTTCTCATTTACTTGCACTGTACAACCTTTAAGAATATTGGAAGGCCATAAATCGTCTCCCGATGGCAACAAAATACTATAGTGGAGGGGTTCAAAGATGGAACAACATTCAAAGAGCGCAAGAAAATTTCAGACATAAAGGAATGCGTAGCACCAGTgtcaatcaatgtaatagcagcCTTGTCTGAAATTAAGATAGTACCTGATTTaacagaagaatcaggatttgCGCCTTCTTTGGTCATTGTGAAGATTCTGCCTTGAACCCTATCTTTCCCTTTCTCACCTTTCACTGGACAATTTTTGATAACATGTCCAACACCTCCACAACGAAAGCATCGATTACTTCCAACCAAGCACTCACCTATATGCATTTTGCCACATTTTGGACATACAGGTCGATCATACGTAGGCGGTGGCATAGAAGCGTTGGGTCGATGCTCCTCTTTTTCTTTGCCTCTGAACTTGCCCTTACCATTCCATCCGGATCCTTGGCCTTTAGTAGAAAAATCTTGGCGCTTCAACTGTCTTTCCCTTTCAATTTCCTTCTCGTCCTGCTCGGCCATCCTTGCTTTTTCAATAATCTCTTTATATGAAGCAGCTTTAGACATTCGAACGTCTCTTTTAATTTCAGCCCGGACACCTCTGAGAAAATGCTCGCCCTTTTCGATGTCATTGTTGGCCAGATATGGGGCAAACTGACACCCCTCTTCGAATTTGAGAATATACACTTGTATTGACATATTTCCTTGCTTCAGTTCTAGAAATTCCTTCACTTTCTGACTTCGAACATCTCGAGGAAAATATTTGTcgtagaataaatctttaaactccTGCCACTTGAGTGCCGAGACATTAACTGATATCTTGGTGGCGTCCCACCAAGTCCTCGCCGTCTTGGTCAGTAGAAAAATGGCACAGCTGACTCGATCTATATCTTGAAACTGATGATAATCATATATAGCCTCCACAGCTTTGACCCATTCCAAGGCGACCATGGGATCAGAGCTACCATCAAATTCTGGTGGCTTCATCTTACGAAATCTTTCATATGCGCCTTCACTACCGGGATCGGGCCTCACTTGCTCTCTCTCTATCCCTCGCCCTGCATTCTGCATCTGTAAGGGCTGCTGAATTTGCTCGCCATGTACCTTGGCCAGTTCTTTCAGTAACTTGCTAAATTCACCAACCACTCTAGATGATGAACTATCCTCCCCTTCTGGTGCTTTACGCTTAGGCGGCATGATCCTATGGTACATATTAGTTTAAAACCATTTTCatacataacatatcataattattgagGCTACACATCCATATTATATCAAATGATGCAGATACATACATACCGAATTGTCGACAGCAGAGAAAGTCATATGCCAAATCATT
This window of the Primulina tabacum isolate GXHZ01 chromosome 4, ASM2559414v2, whole genome shotgun sequence genome carries:
- the LOC142541993 gene encoding uncharacterized protein LOC142541993, with the translated sequence MVAFDVILGMDWLSSYHAVIDCVAKMVRFPAEDDDSGIFQSSSISLDTPYISCLKAHEMLSKECQGFLAVVIYVNTEMTRKLNEIEVVRDFLDIFADDVPGLPPDREVEFVIDVVPGTAPISKAPYRMALTEMKELKNQLQDLLDKGFIRPSSSPWGAPTRELHAEHLRTVLQLLRKKQLYAKLKKCEFWLEQVSFLGRIFFERRYCSGSYEDEAIKQWPILTTVSEVRSFLGLADALSRKSVSSLSSLIQKPLLLDLQRSEIAMLEQGTIARLSALVIQPTLTDRIRREQPNDNQLMKLRSKDDEKGNTEFAMNNDDLLAFRGSTKMYQDLRRLYWWPGMKSDIAKFISECLTCQQVKIEHQRPAGTLQSLPIPQWKWEHITMDFVTGLPRTQKGYNSIWDTMKTAQTRQKSYVDNRRSPLEFEVGDHVFIKIAPLKGIMRFGRKGKLSPRFIGPFEILDRIGKRAYRLALPPDLDRVQNVFHVSMLRKYISNPSHVLRHEALDLMPNLTYQEVPIQILDRKVKVLRNKEIGIIKILWRNQLVEEATWEPEEEMKLQYPELFAQ